The Marinomonas profundi DNA segment TAAAACAAAAGCACCGTAATAATGGCACCAAAAATAAGATAAAACAGCCAATTTAAAAAAGACACCCACTCCGGCACATACCCCATGGCGTAACCTAATAAGTCTTGGAAATACCCAAACGCCAGCATGTAAATAAGCGCCATCAAGGCAAAGTTGGCCAATAACGGAATCAATATAAACACCCTTAAATCTTTTGACAGAACCAAAGGCAACGCTTTCAGAAAAGCCCCTGCGGCTTTAAATGGTTGAGTAATCACGGTCTGTAACACCTTTTAATGTGAGTCGTTTAATGTGAATCGTTTAATAGAATCGCCGTAAGCGCCACAGAATATCATGACGACTTTCGCGGCTCCACAAAGCCTTTCAAATAACAAAGCCTTTCAAATGACAAAGTAGCGACCCGCTCGGTCTATGCGAATGCAACGCCTGCGCGCAACAAGCCCTTGCCATTAGGTTTTGACAAAACTGACATTTACTAGACGCATGACCCGATACGCAATTTCGATTGTGACCCTTGGCAAATTGATGAACTATGAAACCACAAGGCGGATACAAGAGTGCAGATATCACGCCTAACAATAAAAAATGCACGCACCAAATTTCACTCATAAGGAACTGAATAACAATGAAAAAAACATTGCTCGCCAGCGCCATTCTGGCCACCTCTCTTTTTGCTCTACACGCCCACGCCGCTGACGTCCCGGCTGGGGTCGAATTGGCTGCGAAACAAGAACTCGTGCGTGGTGGTGGTGCCGAGCCCGCCACCCTTGACCCACAAAAAATGGAAGGCACGCCCGGTTCGATTCGATCAAAAGACCTGTTCGAAGGGTTATATAACCAAGATGCCGACGGCAACCAAATACCCGGCGTTGCGACAAGCTTTGATGTAAACGCCGACAACACCCAATACACCTTCCACCTACGCAAAGACGCCAAATGGTCTAATGGCGACCCAGTAACCGCGGAAGACTTTGTTTACGCGTTTACCCGTGCCGTTGATCCGGCGCTTGCTTCGCCATACGCTTGGTTCATGGAAATCCCGTCGATTGTGAACGCCACTAGCATCATTGCTGGCGAAGCGGAGCCGTCAACCTTGGGCGTAAAAGCCCTAGACGCTTACACTTTCCAAGTGACCCTTGAGCGCCCTGTGCCTTACTTTGTCAAAATGACCTCGCACCAAACCATGTTCCCCGTCCCCAAAAAAGTGGTCGAGAAATGGGGTGATGATTGGACGAAACCAGAACACATGGTGTCGAACGGCGCCTATAAAATGGACGAATGGATCGTCAACGAGAAGATGGTTTTCACGCGTAACAAACACTATTGGAATGACGCCAAAACCATCATCAACCAGGTTACCTATTTGCCCATTGAATCGCCTAACGCCGAGCTGAAACGCTTTCAAGCGGGTCAAATGGATTTGAGTTATGAAATCCCAAACGACCACTTCAAACAGTTGATGCGCGATATGCCTGATAACGTTGTGGTGACACCAAAATTGGGGACTTACTACTACCAATACAACCTCACCAAAGCGCCCTACAATGACGTTCGCGTACGCAAAGCCTTGTCTTATGCCATCGACCGCGACGTGATTACCCAGTTTGTGACCGGCACAGGCGAGCTGCCTGCGTATTCCTTTACGCCAGAAGTGGTTAATGATTTCTCACCCGCCACGCCAGAATACGCCACTTGGACACAAAAAGAGCGTAACGAAAAAGCCAAAGCGTTATTAGCCGAAGCCGGCTACAGCTCAAGTAACCCGCTGTCTTTTAGCTTGCTGTACAACACCAATGAAAATCACAAGAAAATCGCCATTGCGATTGCCTCAATGTGGAAAAAAACCCTAGGCGTTAACGTCACCTTAGAGAACCAAGAGTGGAAAACCTACCTAGAAAGCAAAAAGCATCAGCAATTTGATATTGCCCGTGCGGGCTGGATTGGCGACTACAATGAAGCCTCTACCATGTTAGACCTGCTCACCACCACGCACGGTAATAACGACGGCAAATACAGCAACAGCAAATACGACCAGCTATTGCACGATGCTCGTACCATGCAGCACCCCGCTGCGAACTACAACCAAGCAGAAGAGATTGCCATCGAGCAAGACATGGCGGTCGCTCCCATCTACCAATACACCGAAAAACGTTTGGTAAAAAGCTACCTAGGTGGCTACATGCCCAATCCAGAAGACAACGTTTACGTGCGTGATATGTACATCATCAAGCACTAATTCGGCGTTGTGGTTCTGTGTTGAAAACCACCCCAGCACTTCGGTGCTGGGGACCTCTTGAACGCCCTACAGGTTCCTAGTATTAGCTGCCATTGATAGCGCCTAATCCGGTAATTTTTATGCTGACATTTATTTCAAAACGCATTTTAGAAGCCATTCCAACCTTGTTGATTTTGATCACGGTTTCTTTCTTCTTGATGCACTCTGCCCCAGGCAGCCCATTTTCCAGCGAACGTACCTTGCCGCCCGAAGTGTTGGCGAACATCAACGCCAAATACCACCTAGATGAACCGGTTATTAATCAGTACTTTTATTATCTCGGAGGCTTGCTGCAAGGGGATTTAGGGCCGTCGTTTCGCTATAAAGATTTCACCATTAACGAACTGATCGCGCAGAGTTTTCCCGTCTCGGCAGAAATCGGCATTTGGTCTTTTCTGGTCGCGCTTATTATTGGCGTGGGCTGCGGTATTATTGCCGCCTTGCGACAAAACTCATGGTTAGATTACAGCGTCATGGGCGTTGCCAACCTCGGCATTGTGTTACCGAATTTCGTTTTGGCGCCGTTGTGCATCCTATTTTTCTCCATTTATAACCAATGGCTCCCCCCCGGTGGCTGGAATGGCGGCGCGTGGCCTTACTTGGTGATGCCGGTGATTGCCATGTCCACCAGCTATATTGCGCAAATCGCCCGTATTACGCGTGGCAGCATGATTGAAACCATGCACTCCAACTTTATCCGTACCGCGCGCGCCAAAGGCTTGCCAAAATACCGCATTATTTTTCAACACGCCTTGCGCCCCGCCATGCTGCCCGTTGTTTCTTATCTTGGACCGGCCTTTGTCGGCATTGTGACCGGCTCGGTGATTGTTGACGTGTATTTTGGTACCGGCGGGATTGGCCAACACTTTATCAATGGCGCCTTGAATCGAGACTACTCCATGGTCATGGGCGTGACCATTTTGGTCGGCACCTTAACGATTCTATTCAATGCCATTGTCGACATTTTATACGCGCTCATTGACCCGAAAATTCGCTACTAAGGCCTTATCATTATGATGACTACAAAAGACAACATTCAGGCCGTCGAACAGTTCGCCGAAAAAGTGGTGGAAGTCGAAGGTCGCAGTTTATGGCAAGACGCGCGCCGGCGCTTTTTTTCGAACCATGCGGCGGTGACTAGCCTAATTATTCTGCTGATTATTACCGCGATTGCTTTGCTGGGGCCGTTTTTCAGCCCATGGAATTACGACGATATTGACTGGGAAGCCTTGTCTGACATTTCGACCTTAGGTCGTCCCAACATTGAGAACAGCCACTATTTTGGCACCGACACATTGGGCCGCGATATTTTTGTACGCACCATGCAAGGCGGGCAAATCTCCTTGTTGGTTGGCATCATGGGCAGCGTGGTGGCGATTGTGATTGGCACGCTTTACGGCGCAACCTCCGGTTACATTGGTGGACGTGTCGACAGTGTGATGATGCGTTTTTTGGAAATTCTGAATTCCTTTCCCTTCATGTTCTTTGTGATCATTTTGATGACCTTGTTTGGCCGTCACATCTTCTTGATCTTCGTCGCCATTGGCGCGATTTCTTGGCTCGACATGGCGCGGATCGTGCGCGGTCAGACCTTGAGCCTGAAAAACAAAGAATACATTGAAGCCGCCTACGCCTGTGGTGTGTCGACACCGAAAATCATCTTGCGCCACATTGTGCCCAACGTGCTTGGCATAGTGGTCGTTTACGCCACCTTGTTGGTGCCGAATATGATTTTATTAGAGTCTTTT contains these protein-coding regions:
- a CDS encoding peptide ABC transporter substrate-binding protein, which produces MKKTLLASAILATSLFALHAHAADVPAGVELAAKQELVRGGGAEPATLDPQKMEGTPGSIRSKDLFEGLYNQDADGNQIPGVATSFDVNADNTQYTFHLRKDAKWSNGDPVTAEDFVYAFTRAVDPALASPYAWFMEIPSIVNATSIIAGEAEPSTLGVKALDAYTFQVTLERPVPYFVKMTSHQTMFPVPKKVVEKWGDDWTKPEHMVSNGAYKMDEWIVNEKMVFTRNKHYWNDAKTIINQVTYLPIESPNAELKRFQAGQMDLSYEIPNDHFKQLMRDMPDNVVVTPKLGTYYYQYNLTKAPYNDVRVRKALSYAIDRDVITQFVTGTGELPAYSFTPEVVNDFSPATPEYATWTQKERNEKAKALLAEAGYSSSNPLSFSLLYNTNENHKKIAIAIASMWKKTLGVNVTLENQEWKTYLESKKHQQFDIARAGWIGDYNEASTMLDLLTTTHGNNDGKYSNSKYDQLLHDARTMQHPAANYNQAEEIAIEQDMAVAPIYQYTEKRLVKSYLGGYMPNPEDNVYVRDMYIIKH
- the oppB gene encoding oligopeptide ABC transporter permease OppB; protein product: MLTFISKRILEAIPTLLILITVSFFLMHSAPGSPFSSERTLPPEVLANINAKYHLDEPVINQYFYYLGGLLQGDLGPSFRYKDFTINELIAQSFPVSAEIGIWSFLVALIIGVGCGIIAALRQNSWLDYSVMGVANLGIVLPNFVLAPLCILFFSIYNQWLPPGGWNGGAWPYLVMPVIAMSTSYIAQIARITRGSMIETMHSNFIRTARAKGLPKYRIIFQHALRPAMLPVVSYLGPAFVGIVTGSVIVDVYFGTGGIGQHFINGALNRDYSMVMGVTILVGTLTILFNAIVDILYALIDPKIRY
- the oppC gene encoding oligopeptide ABC transporter permease OppC, which produces MMTTKDNIQAVEQFAEKVVEVEGRSLWQDARRRFFSNHAAVTSLIILLIITAIALLGPFFSPWNYDDIDWEALSDISTLGRPNIENSHYFGTDTLGRDIFVRTMQGGQISLLVGIMGSVVAIVIGTLYGATSGYIGGRVDSVMMRFLEILNSFPFMFFVIILMTLFGRHIFLIFVAIGAISWLDMARIVRGQTLSLKNKEYIEAAYACGVSTPKIILRHIVPNVLGIVVVYATLLVPNMILLESFISFLGLGVQEPMTSWGALISEGAQNMEIAIWQLAWPLGFLVVTLFCFNFLGDGLRDALDPKDR